A portion of the Salminus brasiliensis chromosome 11, fSalBra1.hap2, whole genome shotgun sequence genome contains these proteins:
- the prkd2 gene encoding serine/threonine-protein kinase D2 isoform X2, with protein sequence MLFGLVRQGLKCDGCGLNYHKRCAFSIPNNCTGARKRRLSTTSLTSSQSLRLSTSESLSTVSTSTTSEDTNLIRSHTQMPRTPSEARRFYTGRPVHLDKILMSKVKVPHTFAVHSYTRPTVCQYCKRLLRGLFRQGLQCKDCKFNCHKRCVYKVPHDCLGETIGDMLSPNTDPEVPMDYSSEYTDSEKSSLLDDSDEACSIPGSFSPDNSQDGASGDQSANIPLMRVVQSVRQTTRRSSTAIKEGWMVHYSNKDTLRKRHYWRLDCKCIILFQNDTTNKYYKEIPLSEILEVRPAEDFTLVPSGANAHCFEIVTGNMRYFVGEDFNTFSFQSPSVSSPISPNSVAPNSGVGWEVAKAWENAIRQALMPVIFQDNPPAEGNTPHRQASVSISVSNSQIQENVDIGTVYQIFADEVLGSGQFGVVYGGKHRKTGRDVAVKVIDKLRFPTKQESQLRNEVAILQSLRHLGIVNLECMFETPEKVFVVMEKLHGDMLEMILSSEKGRLPERLTKFLITQILAALRHLHFKNIVHCDLKPENVLLASAEPFPQVKLCDFGFARIIGEKSFRRSVVGTPAYLAPEVLLNQGYNRSLDMWSVGVIMYVSLSGTFPFNEDEDINDQIHNAAFMYPPNPWKQISPEATDLINNLLQVKMRKRYSVDKSLSHSYLQDYQTWLDLRELESKLGERYITHESDDARWQLFAQEHTFTYPAHLLPVPPAYYDEQVAVEMQVLTERVSIL encoded by the exons ATGCTTTTTGGCCTTGTGAGACAAGGGCTCAAATGTGATG GTTGTGGACTTAACTACCATAAGCGCTGTGCTTTTAGCATCCCCAATAACTGCACTGGGGCAAGAAAGAGACGACTCTCTACTACGTCACTGACCAGCAGTCAGTCTCTCCGTCTGTCCACCTCAGAATCTCTCAGTACTGTCAGCACTAGCACAACCTCTGAAGATACAAACTTGattcgctcacacacacagatg CCCCGAACTCCCAGTGAAGCACGCAGATTTTACACAGGCCGGCCAGTTCACCTGGATAAGATCTTGATGAGCAAAGTGAAGGTGCCTCACACATTTGCTGTGCACTCCTATACACGACCCACCGTCTGCCAGTACTGCAAAAGACTGCTTCGGGGCCTCTTCCGCCAGGGACTGCAGTGTAAAG ACTGCAAGTTCAACTGTCACAAACGATGTGTGTACAAAGTGCCCCATGACTGTCTAGGAGAGACTATTGGAG ATATGTTAAGTCCAAATACAGACCCAGAGGTACCAATGGACTACAGTAGTGAGTATACTGACTCTGAGAAGTCCTCTTTACTGGATGACTCAGATGAGGCCTGCAGTATCCCTGGCTCCTTCTCCCCTGACAACAGCCAGGATGGAGCCAGCGGAGACCAGag TGCAAATATTCCCCTGATGAGAGTGGTGCAGTCAGTGAGGCAGACAACACGCCGCTCCAGTACAGCAATTAAAGAAGGCTGGATGGTGCATTACAGCAACAAGGATACACTG AGGAAGAGACACTATTGGCGTTTAGATTGCAAGTGCATCATTTTATTCCAGAATGACACCACCAACAAATACTACAAG GAAATTCCTCTCTCTGAGATTCTAGAAGTACGGCCAGCGGAAGATTTTACACTGGTGCCCAGTGGGGCCAATGCCCACTGCTTTGAGATTGTCACAGGCAACATGCGTTACTTTGTGGGGGAGGATTTTAATACTTTCTCCTTCCAGTCACCCAGTGTGTCAAGCCCCATTTCACCCAACAGTGTGGCACCAAATAGTGGAGTAGGATGGGAAGTTGCAAAAGCCTGGGAGAATGCTATACGTCAGGCTCTTATGCCTGTGATCTTCCAGGACAATCCACCAGCTGAAGGAaacactcctcaca GACAAGCATCAGTCAGCATCTCTGTTTCCAACAGTCAGATTCAGGAGAATGTG GACATAGGCACAGTGTATCAGATATTTGCTGATGAGGTTCTGGGTTCTGGCCAGTTTGGAGTGGTGTACGGTG GAAAACACAGGAAAACTGGACGAGATGTAGCAGTGAAGGTGATTGACAAACTTCGTTTTCCCACCAAACAGGAAAGCCAACTGAGGAATGAAGTGGCCATACTCCAG AGCCTGCGGCACCTGGGCATAGTGAATCTGGAGTGTATGTTTGAAACTCCTGAGAAGGTGTTTGTAGTGATGGAAAAGCTACATGGAGACATGCTGGAGATGATCCTGTCCAGTGAGAAGGGACGACTGCCTGAGAGACTCACAAAGTTCCTCATCACACAG ATCTTGGCTGCCCTAAGGCACCTCCACTTTAAGAATATTGTGCACTGTGACCTGAAACCTGAAAATGTACTGTTGGCCTCAGCAGAACCATTCCCACAG GTGAAGCTGTGTGACTTTGGTTTTGCCCGGATTATTGGGGAAAAGTCTTTTCGGCGCTCTGTGGTGGGCACACCGGCTTACTTGGCCCCAGAAGTGTTGCTGAATCAAGGCTACAACCGTTCTTTGGACATGTGGTCAGTCGGGGTAATTATGTATGTCAGCTTAAGTGGCACCTTCCCCTTTAACGAGGATGAAGATATCAATGATCAAATCCACAATGCTGCCTTCATGTATCCACCCAATCCCTGGAAACAAATCTCTCCTGAAG CTACTGACCTCATCAATAACTTGCTTCAAGTGAAGATGAGAAAACGTTACAGTGTGGACAAGAGTCTCAGTCATTCATATTTACAG GACTATCAGACTTGGCTGGACCTGCGAGAACTGGAGTCAAAGCTAGGTGAACGGTACATTACACATGAGAGTGACGATGCTCGCTGGCAGCTATTTGCTCAGGAGCACACTTTTACCTACCCAGCCCACCTACTACCTGTACCACCCGCTTACTATGATGAACAGGTGGCAGTAGAAATGCAGGTCTTGACTGAGCGTGTCAGTATTCTCTGA